The following are encoded together in the Lactuca sativa cultivar Salinas chromosome 1, Lsat_Salinas_v11, whole genome shotgun sequence genome:
- the LOC111909589 gene encoding delta-9 acyl-lipid desaturase 1 produces the protein MMHFETFVSQGGKEPKYRKILMSDVVVTRKRDLFSGRKWNFVDVMMGGWILSVHLLTFFAPFTFTWGAFWVAFCFYVLCGTGITFSYHRNLAHHSFKLPKWLEYTFAYFAVHAAQRDPIFWVSIHRSHHQYVESDKDPHSPTFGFWFSHIGWLFDSGYLIEKYKERKNVEDLKSQLFYRFIRRTYSWHILGFAAIVYALGGFSYLVWVVGVRITVTYHLTFLVNSACHIWGSQAWNTGDFSKNNLWVALFTFGEGWHNNHHAFEYSARFGLEWWQLDLCWCFILFLETIGLATNVKLPSESHKAKRSFASGNKFK, from the exons ATGATGCATTTTGAAACATTTGTTTCCCAGGGTGGAAAGGAACCCAAATATAGAAAAATACTGATGTCAGATGTGGTTGTAACGAGGAAAAGGGACCTATTTTCTGGTCGTAAATGGAATTTTGTAGATGTGATGATGGGTGGGTGGATCTTAAGTGTTCATTTGCTAACATTTTTTGCACCATTTACGTTTACTTGGGGTGCTTTTTGGGTAGCATTTTGTTTCTACGTGTTGTGCGGAACCGGTATAACATTTTCCTATCATCGAAATCTAGCACACCATAGTTTCAAGTTACCAAAATGGCTTGAATACACGTTTGCTTATTTCGCAGTTCATGCTGCTCag AGAGACCCAATATTTTGGGTGAGTATACATCGATCTCACCATCAGTATGTAGAATCCGACAAAGATCCACACTCTCCcacttttgggttttggtttAGTCATATAGGTTGGCTCTTTGATAGCGGCTACCTTATTGAGAAG tataaagaacgtaaaaacgtAGAAGATCTAAAGAGCCAATTATTCTATCGATTCATTAGAAGAACTTATTCTTGGCATATTCTTGGATTCGCTGCCATTGTGTATGCTTTGGGTGGTTTTTCCTATCTTGTTTGGGTTGTG GGTGTGAGAATCACAGTGACCTACCACTTGACGTTTCTAGTGAATTCAGCATGCCATATATGGGGAAGCCAAGCCTGGAACACCGGTGATTTTTCCAAAAACAATTT GTGGGTGGCATTATTTACCTTTGGAGAAGGGTGGCATAACAATCACCATGCATTTGAATATTCAGCCCGATTTGGTTTAGAATGGTGGCAACTTGACCTGTGTTGGTGTTTTATACTGTTTCTTGAAACAATAGGGTTAGCGACCAATGTTAAGTTGCCGAGTGAATCTCATAAGGCTAAGAGATCCTTTGCATCTGGGAACAAGTTCAAGTAA